The Silene latifolia isolate original U9 population chromosome X, ASM4854445v1, whole genome shotgun sequence genome contains the following window.
GCCAATAGCGTGTTGCAATGTCATTTATAAATGCATATCCAAGATTATTTACAACAGACTCTCAGGTGTGCTTCCTGACATTATATCTCCTAATCAAGGTGGTTTCATTCATGGGAGGAGTATAATGGAGAATATTTTAATTTTTCAAGATATCATCAGACTGTATGGGAGGGGGTCTGTGTCTCCTAGATGTCTCTTCAAAATTGACCTTCAAAAAGCTTATGATACAATTGAATGAGAGTTCTTAAATCAGATGTTAGTTGCCTTGAGATTCCCTCTGAAGTTCAGACATTACATTATGCAATGTGTGACCACAGCCAGCTATTCACTAAACCTTAATGGCAATGTGTTTGGTTTCTTTAAGGGGCAACGGGGATTGAGACAAGGGGATCCACTTTCCCCTTTACTCTTTACCATTTGCATGGAATACTTGACAAGACTGATGGCTCACACCACAAGGGATAATGGATTTAGGTATCACTCGCTGTGTAAACCTCTGAAACTCACTCACTTAATGTTTGCAGACGATCTCCTTTTATTCTGCAAAGGAGATGCTAAGTCCATTATGATCATCCTTAGGACGTTTTCTACCTTTTCCCGGGCCTCAGGGCTAAGGATGAGTCAAGGAAAGTCTAATGCGTACTTTAATGGTGTCAAGTCTAATATCAAGGCTGAGATTCTCCAAATTTCTGGTTTTGTTGAGGGTCAATTACCTTTCAAATACTTGGGGGTGCCCATCAAAACCACCGGACTTAATTCTCAGGATTGCAAACCCTTGATAGAGAAGATAGTGAGCAAAATTAGGGGTTTGGGGGCCAGGAAGCTTTCTTACGCAGGGAGATTGGTCTTAGTGAAGGCAGTGCTGAAAACTTATCATACTTATTGGGCTTCTATGTTCATTCTGCCAAAAGGGGTTATAGCTCGTATATAAACCATATGCAGGAATTTTTTATGGAATGGGGGGGTAGATTATACCAGAACCCCCTTGATTTCATGGGATAAGATATGCAAACCAAAGACTGAAGGAGGCCTCGGGTTGAAAGATGATGCAATTTGGAATCAAGCAGCCATTGGCAAGCTTGTTTGGTGGATTTTTGCCAACCCAGACCAACTGTGGGTGAAGTGGGTCAACCATATATATATAAAGCAAAAAACTTGGATTGATTATTCTCCTCCGCCTGACTCTAGTTGGTATTGGAGGAAAATATGTCAAACCAAGGGCATGTTTGAGACGGCTTATCGTCAACAGGCTTGGAAAAATCAAAAAGGCCTAGATTATACAGTGGCGAAAGGTTATGACTACCTTAGACACAGAGGCGATAAAGTTCAATGGTTTGAGTTGGTCTGGCACAAATGGTCTACTCCTAAGCATAGCATTCTAGCATGGCTATATCATCACAATGGCTTAAATTTAAAAGAAAAATTGCAAAGATTGGGGATCATTGAGGAGGATACCTGCTGTATTTGCGGGCTTGCATCAGAGACCAAGGAACATCTTTTCTTTAGATGCCAGTATAGTATGAAGGTTATAGAGGCAGTCGGAACCCGATTAAACATCCGGTTACCTACACAGAATTTGCCCCAATCGTGTCGGAGTTGCAGTGGCTCAAAGAACAAGATTGGGATCTTGAGTGCCATCATCAATGCATGTATGTACAACATCTGGAAACAGAGAAATGCGAGCAGACTTGAACTTCAGATATTGCGACCTACGAGTATTGCTTCCTCCATCGTAGATGAGCTCCGAATCCGTCTTATGGGGTTTGCTTCGAGTAAGGAGAAAGATGAAGATAGAAGATTAATTGAGAGAATCATCAGGAGCTGATTGTCGTTTTTTGGGAGAGGATGAGATTTGGGGATTTGTTGTCTGATGATAGGGTTTCCTATTTTCTTTTGTTGTTGGTATATCAATTGTCAAAGTGGTTGGGTTTCCTAtctttcttgttgtttagtttttgGGTTGTTCCGGAATGGGCTTGAATTGGTTGTAGGGAGAAGGTCTTTTCTTGGGCCTTTCACTTGTAATTGGTGACGGTTTTTCTTTTATATAATAttacttacattttatcaaaaaaaaaatcttcaattacccaaaataaaggatgaacaaaagagagattaaggaaataaaacttgtattaaaacttgattaattgttgattacaaaactaaagagagatttgattgatattaactactctaataattgataagaagaacctcctcttctaattagactaatggggtatttatagtggaaattaggtggatgcattagggttaactaaaggctaaa
Protein-coding sequences here:
- the LOC141618228 gene encoding uncharacterized protein LOC141618228 — its product is MLVALRFPLKFRHYIMQCVTTASYSLNLNGNVFGFFKGQRGLRQGDPLSPLLFTICMEYLTRLMAHTTRDNGFRYHSLCKPLKLTHLMFADDLLLFCKGDAKSIMIILRTFSTFSRASGLRMSQGKSNAYFNGVKSNIKAEILQISGFVEGQLPFKYLGVPIKTTGLNSQDCKPLIEKIVSKIRGLGARKLSYAGRLVLVKAVLKTYHTYWASMFILPKGVIAHYTRTPLISWDKICKPKTEGGLGLKDDAIWNQAAIGKLVWWIFANPDQLWVKWVNHIYIKQKTWIDYSPPPDSSWYWRKICQTKGMFETAYRQQAWKNQKGLDYTVAKGYDYLRHRGDKVQWFELVWHKWSTPKHSILAWLYHHNGLNLKEKLQRLGIIEEDTCCICGLASETKEHLFFRCQYSMKVIEAVGTRLNIRLPTQNLPQSCRSCSGSKNKIGILSAIINACMYNIWKQRNASRLELQILRPTSIASSIVDELRIRLMGFASSKEKDEDRRLIERIIRS